One window of the Pseudomonas sihuiensis genome contains the following:
- a CDS encoding tyrosine-type recombinase/integrase: MRFTDFKRLNSIDQAEQGCTDELQAVEGYRAVRGFLKSYAGNEATFNSYRTHIERLLLWSLLVAGKPLVELRRRDAEAFMEFCLNPPADWIGPVVKSRFLRVGGRKKLDTDTYTVNLQWRPFSHTVAKRERKIAEEAVAALPSRPYRMSQGSVAQVFAVCGSFFQHAIDEGLTEVNPFRAVKQKSIYKQRNTLDVASRSLTPLQWSYVIETAEQMAVADPTYERTLFIVATLFSMYLRVSDLVGRDNWTPTMGDIRRDSMGNWWFHVVGKGNKAAKISIRDDYIQNYLVRYRQHLQLSPLPSAHEKTPLISTLKGRGGLSDRHIRLMLQELFDRAMVRMAEEGWSNDEIDQLRSASLHWLRHTSATFDAPYRDMKDLQADLRHNSLSTTQNTYYNTLDEQRAHSVKSLPVRR; the protein is encoded by the coding sequence ATGAGGTTTACAGATTTTAAGAGACTCAACTCGATTGACCAGGCTGAGCAAGGTTGTACCGATGAGCTCCAAGCCGTCGAAGGCTATCGCGCCGTTCGGGGATTTCTGAAGTCCTACGCCGGCAACGAAGCCACGTTCAACTCTTATCGAACCCACATTGAGCGGCTGCTGCTCTGGTCCCTGCTGGTGGCTGGCAAGCCCCTTGTCGAACTGCGTCGCCGGGACGCCGAGGCCTTCATGGAGTTCTGCCTCAACCCTCCCGCCGACTGGATAGGTCCGGTCGTAAAGTCCCGCTTCCTGCGTGTGGGCGGTCGTAAGAAGCTCGACACGGACACCTACACCGTCAATTTGCAATGGCGACCTTTCAGTCACACCGTGGCCAAGCGCGAACGCAAGATTGCCGAAGAGGCCGTTGCCGCCCTTCCCTCCCGTCCCTACCGCATGTCCCAAGGCTCGGTGGCTCAGGTATTCGCAGTCTGCGGCAGCTTCTTCCAGCACGCCATTGATGAGGGCCTCACCGAGGTGAACCCCTTCCGAGCGGTAAAACAGAAATCCATCTACAAGCAACGCAATACCTTGGATGTGGCGTCCCGTTCCCTGACACCGTTGCAGTGGAGCTACGTGATTGAGACTGCCGAGCAAATGGCCGTGGCCGACCCGACATACGAACGCACGCTTTTCATCGTTGCGACCCTGTTCTCTATGTACTTACGCGTCTCCGATTTGGTCGGGCGTGACAACTGGACGCCCACTATGGGCGACATCCGCCGCGATAGCATGGGCAACTGGTGGTTTCATGTGGTGGGCAAAGGCAACAAGGCCGCCAAGATCAGCATCCGCGATGACTATATCCAGAACTACCTCGTACGCTATCGCCAGCATCTGCAGCTCTCTCCCCTCCCTTCCGCCCACGAGAAAACACCGCTGATCAGCACCCTAAAGGGACGCGGCGGGCTTTCTGATCGCCATATCCGCCTGATGCTGCAAGAGCTATTTGACCGCGCGATGGTGCGTATGGCCGAGGAAGGCTGGAGCAACGACGAAATAGACCAACTGCGCTCGGCCTCACTACACTGGTTACGTCACACCTCCGCAACCTTTGATGCACCGTATCGTGACATGAAGGACCTCCAGGCTGACCTTCGTCACAATAGTCTCAGCACCACCCAAAATACGTACTACAACACTCTGGACGAACAGCGGGCACATTCGGTGAAAAGCCTTCCGGTAAGGCGTTAG
- the tnpA gene encoding IS66-like element accessory protein TnpA, whose translation MQPQRRSYSKSFKAQIIQECAQPGASIASVALSHSLNANLVHKWIRVHTQKAMALQPAFIPLSLQAIGTKSDSASSTSHLSMAACCRLVCSTC comes from the coding sequence ATGCAGCCACAACGCCGTTCCTACTCCAAATCCTTCAAGGCCCAGATTATTCAAGAGTGCGCCCAGCCCGGGGCCTCGATTGCCAGCGTTGCGCTGAGCCACAGCCTCAACGCAAACCTCGTCCATAAATGGATCCGAGTGCACACGCAGAAAGCCATGGCGCTGCAACCTGCTTTCATTCCTCTGTCCTTGCAGGCTATTGGGACAAAGTCGGATTCCGCGTCATCGACTAGCCATCTGTCGATGGCAGCTTGCTGCAGACTGGTTTGTAGCACCTGTTGA
- a CDS encoding DMT family transporter has translation MPVRQTYLCLLILGTAFWGISFAFTKVGVADESPFVFLGYKFALATLVLCVIFFRRLKLINKEALLAGVAIGLPLCLGNIFQTVGLQHTSITNTAFITGLDVLLIPVFKWALFRKRVEPRIWLCCAVALTGLYLIVTRAGLTLNPGDIWIMCCAVFFAAYVLTVGFFSHKYDSMLTVITALATCATGCLFAALFDARAEWAPMDSSFWEGVLFCALLATAFMYAVQSAAQKYLEEEKVALTYLFEPIFAAFAGAMLLGETLDGRTLAGAALIFSALLIAEIDVPKFLSRLLRALFAPWARRQ, from the coding sequence ATGCCTGTTCGTCAGACGTATCTATGCCTGTTAATCCTCGGAACCGCGTTCTGGGGGATTTCGTTTGCCTTCACCAAAGTGGGTGTTGCGGACGAGTCACCCTTCGTATTCCTGGGGTACAAGTTCGCACTCGCTACGCTAGTGCTTTGCGTGATCTTTTTCAGACGGCTGAAACTGATCAACAAAGAAGCGCTCCTGGCCGGCGTGGCCATAGGTCTACCCTTGTGTTTGGGTAACATTTTCCAGACTGTCGGGCTTCAGCACACCAGCATCACCAACACCGCCTTCATCACTGGCCTGGATGTATTGCTCATCCCGGTCTTCAAGTGGGCTCTCTTTCGGAAGCGCGTCGAGCCTCGAATCTGGCTCTGCTGCGCCGTCGCGCTGACAGGGCTCTATCTGATCGTTACGAGGGCCGGGCTTACTCTGAATCCAGGTGACATCTGGATCATGTGCTGTGCAGTCTTTTTTGCCGCATATGTGCTCACGGTTGGCTTCTTCTCGCATAAGTACGACTCGATGCTTACGGTCATCACTGCGCTGGCTACCTGCGCTACTGGATGCCTTTTTGCTGCACTTTTCGACGCTAGGGCCGAATGGGCCCCAATGGATTCCTCCTTCTGGGAAGGAGTTCTGTTCTGCGCGTTGCTCGCCACAGCCTTCATGTACGCGGTTCAGAGTGCTGCGCAGAAGTATCTCGAAGAAGAAAAAGTAGCCCTGACCTACCTGTTCGAGCCCATCTTCGCAGCATTCGCGGGAGCGATGCTCCTTGGCGAAACCTTGGATGGAAGAACCCTGGCCGGTGCAGCTCTCATCTTTTCAGCTCTGCTGATCGCTGAGATTGATGTACCCAAGTTCTTATCCCGCCTGCTGCGCGCCCTGTTTGCCCCGTGGGCTAGGCGCCAATGA
- a CDS encoding bifunctional GNAT family N-acetyltransferase/nucleoside diphosphate kinase regulator, whose amino-acid sequence MNKPFISLCPEITRAHALTLMEWLQDERVTCYLSDSRNVSRSIEQAIERTQLPILTHLFNRGGRFFMAYDRQDAPVGFVRLIKTGRECEIVLAIGDSNKWGQNLGARTIREGMKLAFLDIRAEKLIAKIHPDNVRSLKAFQRSGFLLESETPTLKSFAMTAGRYFQLLRAGAVGDSTGIYITEIDKARLECLIALEQGPAIVELEHELERAIVVKPQQVACNVVTMNSRALLQLDDEEIEVALVYPEDADSSAGKHSVCSDIGAAILGYQEGDAIDWRVSDRTRRIEIRKVLYQPEAAGDYHL is encoded by the coding sequence ATGAACAAGCCTTTCATTTCGCTGTGCCCTGAAATTACTCGGGCACACGCGCTGACGCTGATGGAGTGGTTGCAGGATGAGCGCGTCACCTGCTACCTGAGCGATTCGCGTAATGTTTCCCGCTCCATAGAGCAAGCCATCGAACGAACTCAATTGCCGATCCTGACCCATCTGTTCAACCGGGGCGGCCGATTCTTCATGGCCTACGACCGGCAGGACGCCCCGGTGGGCTTTGTCCGTTTGATCAAGACCGGCCGGGAGTGCGAGATAGTCCTGGCCATCGGAGACAGCAACAAATGGGGGCAAAACCTTGGCGCCCGTACGATCCGCGAAGGCATGAAACTGGCTTTCCTCGACATCCGGGCAGAGAAGCTCATCGCCAAGATCCATCCGGACAACGTGCGCTCGCTGAAAGCATTTCAACGCAGCGGTTTTCTGCTTGAGAGCGAAACGCCGACATTGAAGTCATTTGCCATGACGGCGGGGCGCTATTTCCAGTTACTGCGCGCAGGTGCCGTTGGCGACTCCACGGGGATCTATATCACTGAAATCGACAAGGCCAGGCTCGAATGTCTGATCGCGCTCGAGCAAGGCCCGGCCATTGTTGAACTCGAACATGAGCTTGAGCGGGCCATCGTAGTCAAGCCGCAACAGGTGGCGTGCAATGTCGTCACGATGAACTCCAGGGCGTTGTTGCAGCTGGATGACGAAGAGATCGAAGTGGCCTTGGTTTACCCTGAAGACGCGGACAGCAGCGCCGGCAAGCATTCCGTGTGTTCCGACATCGGCGCAGCCATCCTGGGTTATCAGGAGGGAGACGCCATCGACTGGCGAGTGTCTGATCGGACCCGCCGGATCGAGATCAGGAAAGTGCTATATCAGCCGGAGGCCGCAGGCGATTACCACCTGTAA
- a CDS encoding PA2169 family four-helix-bundle protein, which yields MPTLDKTIAQLNHLLMTCHDASLSYRRLAGSASTSEQQRLFREREQQCSALMACLHNQIVTYGGRPTQHPSLFGMLRHAWNSVTTSLLPERGRARLRAALRTEKQIRHGFEQVLAEQLSPQFRQQLQEHSSRSVEFERIIRTQL from the coding sequence ATGCCGACGTTGGACAAGACCATTGCCCAGCTCAACCACCTTCTGATGACTTGCCACGACGCCAGCTTGAGCTATCGACGTCTTGCAGGCAGCGCGAGTACATCCGAGCAGCAGCGGTTATTTCGCGAGCGCGAACAGCAGTGCTCGGCGCTGATGGCCTGCCTGCACAATCAGATCGTTACCTATGGCGGCCGACCGACACAGCATCCAAGTCTGTTCGGCATGCTTCGCCATGCCTGGAACAGCGTGACCACCTCGCTGTTACCTGAGCGCGGCCGCGCCCGTTTGCGCGCGGCGCTGCGCACCGAAAAACAAATTCGCCACGGTTTCGAGCAAGTGCTCGCGGAGCAGCTGTCACCGCAGTTTCGGCAGCAGTTGCAGGAGCACAGCAGCCGCAGTGTTGAATTCGAAAGAATCATACGCACGCAGTTGTAG